A genome region from Brassica oleracea var. oleracea cultivar TO1000 chromosome C2, BOL, whole genome shotgun sequence includes the following:
- the LOC106325831 gene encoding transmembrane protein 45A: MGTLVGHIVPGFFFFSLGLWHLFNHIKLFSLHPKSYVSCTWFPLSKPRYLEPLVIIIASSLSISVELFLGQKNHQPFDPNDGTIPSNHLHNFEHSCISITFITYAAFAIIFDKTRPVAHRDLINLIAALAFAQQLFLFHFHSSDHTGVEGHYHLLLQLVVFVSLVTTLLGIALPSSFLVSFVRSLSISFQGIWLMSMACMLWMPSLVPKDCFLHIEEGKHTIRCSSVKSLHRALSLVNIQFSLILVGVTIFAMWFYIFLRRIYGEKIEYSELRTKESKDMEIMMTMVEVQDSESRNGVKSRA; this comes from the coding sequence ATGGGAACATTGGTGGGTCACATCGTACCAGGATTTTTCTTCTTTTCACTTGGTCTATGGCACCTCTTTAACCACATCAAACTATTTTCTCTACATCCAAAATCATACGTATCATGTACATGGTTTCCCCTTTCCAAACCAAGATATTTAGAGCCTCTCGTGATCATTATAGCCTCCTCACTTTCCATTTCCGTGGAACTCTTCCTTGGCCAAAAGAACCACCAACCATTTGATCCCAATGACGGAACTATCCCATCAAATCATCTCCATAATTTTGAACACTCTTGCATCTCCATCACCTTCATCACCTATGCCGCTTTTGCCATCATCTTTGACAAAACAAGACCAGTGGCACATAGGGACCTCATCAACTTGATTGCCGCCCTCGCATTCGCCCAACAACTCTTTCTCTTCCATTTCCACTCGTCTGACCACACGGGCGTCGAGGGCCACTACCATTTGTTGCTACAGCTCGTGGTTTTTGTCTCTTTGGTGACAACGCTCTTGGGTATCGCCTTACCGAGTAGCTTCTTGGTGAGTTTTGTTCGGTCACTTAGTATTTCTTTCCAAGGAATATGGCTTATGTCAATGGCTTGCATGCTTTGGATGCCAAGTTTGGTTCCCAAGGATTGTTTTCTTCACATTGAAGAGGGTAAACATACCATTAGATGCTCTAGCGTCAAATCTCTTCATAGAGCATTATCGTTGGTTAATATCCAATTCAGCTTGATTCTGGTGGGTGTGACCATCTTTGCAATGTGGTTTTATATTTTCTTGCGAAGGATCTATGGTGAGAAAATTGAATATTCTGAGCTTAGAACAAAGGAATCCAAAGACATGGAGATCATGATGACCATGGTGGAAGTTCAGGATTCTGAGTCACGAAATGGAGTTAAGTCACGAGCTTGA
- the LOC106323284 gene encoding uncharacterized protein At4g02000-like, whose product MMNELSKKIKAPSLDNTALIRDNALTLIGRLTNPQEQRIWALIPALPRKWHLQGRPVGSDLGNNCFQFRFEREEDLRRVLDNRPYHFAYWMVIIQRCEPVISTSFPSMIPFWIKIKGLPLHYWHDEMVARVGQELGTYETHELSRTTARVRVLVDGLKPLTKESIVEFDSGEESKITLEYERLEMHCSYCYSLLHSRSNCPKKRLEEIPRPSFPETKRGDKIPSSVFEERQTAKVSNPVAERNIYRASDSLRHRSEGGKERNNKTKSRRV is encoded by the coding sequence ATGATGAATGAACTATCAAAAAAAATCAAGGCTCCTAGCTTGGACAACACAGCCCTCATAAGAGACAATGCTCTTACACTGATAGGGAGGTTGACAAACCCACAAGAGCAGCGAATCTGGGCTCTCATACCGGCTCTCCCAAGGAAGTGGCACCTACAAGGAAGACCAGTGGGGTCAGATCTTGGGAACAACTGTTTCCAATTCCGCTTTGAAAGAGAAGAAGACCTAAGGAGGGTACTTGACAACAGACCCTACCATTTTGCTTATTGGATGGTCATAATCCAACGATGTGAACCAGTAATATCCACATCTTTCCCCTCGATGATACCTTTTTGGATAAAGATTAAGGGTCTCCCTCTGCATTACTGGCATGACGAGATGGTAGCTAGAGTGGGCCAAGAGCTAGGCACCTACGAAACTCACGAGCTATCACGTACAACAGCGAGAGTTAGAGTCTTGGTTGATGGCCTCAAACCCCTCACTAAAGAATCTATAGTTGAATTTGACTCAGGAGAGGAGAGTAAGATTACCTTGGAGTATGAAAGATTGGAGATGCACTGCTCCTACTGCTATTCCCTGCTCCACTCACGCTCAAACTGCCCCAAGAAAAGACTGGAGGAAATCCCACGCCCTAGCTTCCCAGAAACAAAAAGAGGAGATAAGATACCAAGCTCTGTTTTTGAAGAGAGACAAACTGCAAAGGTCTCTAATCCCGTCGCTGAACGCAATATTTACCGGGCCTCAGACTCTCTGAGACACAGATCAGAAGGAGGAAAGGAGAGAAACAACAAAACAAAATCAAGAAGAGTTTAA